The following is a genomic window from Falco peregrinus isolate bFalPer1 chromosome Z, bFalPer1.pri, whole genome shotgun sequence.
ActgctgcttccttttcagTGTTCTGAGCAGCTTCTTGCTCATTTGAAGGAAACTTTGAATTTGTGTACAAAATCTGTGTTGTTAATGTATTgtatcaaaatactttttttctttttaagttaaaGGTCCAGAATGACCGTGATACTCAGAGTGTGGAtaaaattttcacagaaagacaAGCGTAAGTACAGTAAGTGTATCCTCCTCCAGAGCTGTTAAAACCATAATTGAAATTGGCAAAATTGAGATGTTAACTAATTCAGAAGTCCCTCAAGTGTGATGCATGCCCCAAGTGGTACCTGATATGTCAGTGACGGGCTTCAGCTGGAGTTCCTAGTTTTAAACTCTTCTGAGTAACTCCTGTGGAGATACTTTCCACACCATCCAGGAGGAGTTAGGTGGCAGTGGAGACTCCTGTCTTTTGGCAGCCTGCTGTCAAGGTCCTGAGTTCTAGAGGTTGTGTTGTGGAGTAGCAGAAtggagaaagcaaacagaagtgtGAACTAGAATTGACATTCCTGTTTGGTAAGGTAGAGGTGTGTGGAGGTGAAGATGAGGGCAGTGAGATGTTTACAGTAAGAATTTGTAACCCATGAGAACAGCTTGTGTAGTGATAGGTTGAGAGGATGTGTTTCTGAGATGTTTAATTTCAGGACAGGTATGTGCAGGAGAAAGAGATACGATCCTTGTTGCCCATAAGAGCAATCTCAATGATGAGAttttaaagtataaataaaaactttttaaaaaaaaaattaccatttaaTAAGAAGGCACTTTTCAGTAATGCTGTGGTTTTCAACAGCCCAAAACCACATCTGTTTTACCCCTGAATGCGTTTTTAAGTGTTAAGAaaacatgaagagaaaaaacTTGGTTCCGTAGCAAACTAAGACAAAAAGACATTAGGTATGCAGTAATAATAATTGATTGTTGTACTGTATGTAGACACATTTAAGGGAGTAGAGCAGTTGGTCTTTTTTGTTCTGCtaatttggttaaaaaaaaaccaacaaatacTCTGTTCTCTGATTGTGTTGGTTTTGCCTAATAGACTACTTCTAAGCTGTGACACCATTGATTTAGATTCAGTCCCCCGTCTGGCTGTGGTCTGCTTCAACGTtttagagaaattatttttcttttctagactTATTCACAATTAAAGCAGTTAAATTTTTCACAATTAAATTATGCCAGCTTCACAAGCTACTCTGTAAAGACTTGTTCATGTTAAGCAATATACAAGTAagctctcccccagcccccaccataagtaagcaaataaatttttatAAAAGATGGATTATGGGTggttttttgcatgttttgaaatatttgttatGATACTAATTCACGCACATTACATTTTTAGCTTCATGATTCATGCAGCAATGTTATGGATTTGATGAGATGAAAGGAGATAGACTGCTTAGCTTCATTTTGTATTGCACATCAGTAGAGTAATATGGAAGTACAAGTGTACTATGGTTTTGAAAAGTCAGTTCATCACCTATTATTTAAGACTTGAACTCTTCTCAGTACTATAAGAATCTATGTCTTTGTCCTCAGTACAGCCATCTTCCCCAGACACAAATGCATGACTTTTCTCAAATATTACTATGGGATCTTCATTGTTTGTACCCAATTCTGTAGGAAAAGGACTCATATCAGCAGCAAACTCCTGTTCAGACATCTCTGAGTCATTTTCTTCCAGACGACGGTGGCTGTAGCTGATCAAATAGTGATACCATGTTGGGCATTTTATAGCGGTAAAAATCAGGAGTGTAGTGCTTAAGACAAACCCTAGGACACCCACTAGGAAGGTCCAACTTTTGCCAACAAGTGGTAACCCTttaaaacaaataggaaaaaaaggaagagtcaTCTTCATGAGGGATACCAGCAAGAACACTAGTATGATGTTTTTCATAGTTAAATTGAGGACTCACAAAATAAGTGATAGGGGAATTACTGAGTATCTCCAAAGCTTTAGTAGAATGTTCTTGCTATGTTATTAGGGAATCAGTAGCATCACTCAGACCAAAAATGCATGTACATCTCATGTTTTCTAGCAACATAAATCCACCATGCACATTTATCAAAAAGAATAGTTTCAAAGTCAGATGAAGTTCTAGGGACatataaaataatcatttttttcaaaatttgaatTCCAAGATcaggctttggaaaaaaaaatatcagtaattGACTCAAATTCTATTTCCCAGGCTTAAATTTCTGTCTGATGATGATGTCTGCACCCTAAAATACTTCATCTTTTGTTTGGCATATCCTTtcaattgtatttcttttataataaaatttcaATAGACTGTAGTTGCCAGTAGTCTTTATTTAGAAGCTAGTTTTCTGTGCCGGCTATAGTCCTAAAATAGATTATAGCTGTTACAGCAAAAGGAGTGTGTGGCAGTGGTGGCTTACAATTTGTGTATGTATCTGGAGATtggtatttcttctgctttagccagaagcaacaactaaaacatttcagtatgGAAGAGTGGAGAACAACATTAATTtgcatgtcagaaaaaaaataattgcttcactgaaagaaaagctaGATTATTACAGAGTGATGATGGAATTAACATCAAAAGGTGAAGAAAAGTAAGGAGACTATCACTGAAATTTTCAAAGATTATGGTATGTGCACATCGGTGTCTTTTACACCGAACACAGTTTAGGGCAGGAGTAAAATTAATAGGctcactttttcacattttaagaCAACAGCTACACCTAGAAAGTAGTTAGTTTGGAAGAagtaattattacttttttttaatgatgcttCCCTGGTTCTTTTAGGGAGAGATCTGGGCAATTGTCTGAATTTCAAGCCTTTGAAATTTCATCATCAGTTTGTAGTATCGTTTGAGAATTCAGGTGTATGTTTTGAATGCTTACCTATTACAGCTTAGCACTCACTAGAATGTGTGTACAGTCTACCAAAACCTGGAAATACGTTTATTCCATAGCCCTGGCTTTTATGGAAGAGTTGCAGTGCACTGGGAATACAAACCAGTTGAAATCATGGAACAGTCAGTCAGCTTGTAAGCAGTAAAGCGAAACACCAGTATATTACCTGCATGTGTTCCATTGATTCCAGTGATGTTGCTTGGAGTCAGAGCTGTTAGTAAGGCAttgcttttaagttttatgGCAGAAGTGGAAGTTACAGTGTTTTCTAAAGaatcttttccagttttgcagTCAGCTGGTTGAATAGCTGCCATCTTGATGGAGAATTTTTCCTTGGTGTTTGGGAGTGTACATGTAGtggtgttttcattttctgtgaatgTGAGCAGTGGAAAGGCTATAAGATATTGTTAGTTAATTGGCagtctgattaaaaaaaaataataatcaatgATTGCTAGTGTATAAGTAATATTTACAGATAACTTGATGGTTGATGTTATCCAGATCACGAAACACCAAGATAAGGCTATTTGATATAAATGATCATGAAGTTGCTGCTCTTACCAAAACTTACCCATTGTCACGTTGGAGGCCATTAGCCATATGTGTAAATTAAGGAGGTCACAGGAGCAGGTCCATGGGTTTCCAGCTAAAACAATTCTACTCAATTTAAAAGATGATTTTATATGAAGAGATTTCAGTAAGTTATGTTGTAGATTTAAAACTGTCAGACTTATTAGAGAAGTAAATACATCTGAATCTAGTTGAGTAATTGCATTATAGGATAGATTCAGCACTGACAGTTGATTTAATCCTGCAAATGCTGCTTTATGAACTGTGCTAATATGATTGTTGCTGATATCCAGAATTACAAGTTTTGTCAGGTTGCAGAAGCTGTGATTATACAGTACAGTAATCATATTTTCATTCAGATAAAGTTCAGTGAGGCTAATAAAACTTCCAAGAATCTCTTTGtcactgttttttaaactgattttattatttctgaggCTTAATTTAGTAACGTTTTGGAAAAGATTAGTGCAGATCTTAGAAAAGTTTTTTCCAGACTCCTCACAAGTGACCtgttgaaaaaaagagaatgactACAATTAAATACTGTAGGAAAATATGGTGATGAAGGTGTCTCAGTGATGGCTGTCAAGGGCATGAAAAGTCTTTcctatatattttaatttatatgtatatgtatgcatCACTGCAGATTATAGTTTGTAGTGTCAAGATACTTGGACTAGCTTTAAAGGAGATGGTAAGTACTGGAAACAGGTTGGTTGATTATCCCTCATCCTAAATAAGTAACCTGTGTTCAGCTTGTTAGTGATGTAACCAGACTGAGTCTAGatagtttatttaaaaacaaatgtagaTGGCGTGCCTTTTCTTTACTGTATATACCCATTATGTaagtggttttgttcttgtttgtcCCAAAGATGAACAAGCATGAGGTATACTACTGGACTTGTAGGCACTGAGTTCAAAGCAAATACTGCAATACAGTTTATCATTTGACTGTTAATCGAgactccttccttcccctccactacccaataaatacaaaatccattaaattaatctgtgaagaaaaattttaaaatttcttataTATGTTTGGACCTGACTTGGGCAAGTGCTAACTCAACAGATCTCGCTAACTTGAGCAGTAATTTGCCTTGTCAAaataactgtttttaaaaactgttgcaTTTTAGTTCTATTCCAAAATGATGCAAAGATAAAGAAGACACTCCTGTTGTCTGCAGAGAGATTTGACTGAGATATAAATCCATGTCAAATATGTTTTGGTGTTATTCACCCGCTTAAAATGACTACCAGCAGCTGTCCATTTCACAGAAAACCATGTCGTCTTATTTGTCAATATGTGCTTCTTACTTCAGGAATTTTATATTTACAAGggagttttaaaaatgtctttagcttctagtgtatttttaaaaaataaagagtaaTTTACACACATATAAAACTTACAGTTTGAGAAGTAATGTTGCAGTCAGCAGTGACTGGATTCAGAAATAGTATTCCAGCCCAGATCGCAAACCAAGAAAGTTTCATGGTTAGAGCCTAGTAGAAAACAACACTTTTGTATACCAAGGCCAGAATACCCATGCCTTCTATAGTGGTAGTTTAACAAATTAATAGATACAGTTATTTCAATGCTAATTTATTCTACATAAATAATTTGttcaacataaatatttttaaatgtaaaggaaaatgtaaggaaaacCATATGTTATTAGAATTAACGTGTTCAGTTTTTGCTTAATTGAGACAAACTTAAAATCCAGTGAGCAGACTGTATCAGCAAATAGATTGATTAGACAAGTTAATAGACAGCAGTGTCATAAATGGATAAAACAAAGAGGCAGGGAATACTCATTAATATCCCCGTTAAAGTGGTTATGAGTACTGGAAGACTATGATAGGAGTAAACGGCAGAAAGTATTCAGGCTTGCATGTTCTCcctaaataatttcttttgtggCCACTGACAGAGGCAGAACACTACCAGATTGATTGTTGGTTTATCCAGTCAGATTTCTCTCGTGTTCTTATGTAAGTTATTAAGCAGGTTTTTGTGAATTTTCAATTAATAGATTGATCTTCTAATCTCTTTATTATCCATAATATAACATATGTCATATAACATAAACCTGGACCTCTATGTTATGAAGGTGAGGTTGTTGCTCTGATCTTTGGAACTAAGTAAACATGGTTCAGTCTCTTGTGCTGGAGTTTTTGTACAGGTTTAAACCTTATTTTCTGAGAGTGAGGAAAGCCTTTCTGACAAATGGTATTCACTGTGACATAACTTCTGTCAGAAGGTGTCACTCATTCATCCCCTTTGAATCAGGCATTATTTGCAAGATCTATTAATTTTGAATAGGAATGTTAAACTATCTCTGTCAGATGTTAAATCAGTCCCTGTTTGTGCTGGACTTGAGTTAAAATGTTATGTAAAAGGTAAATTATTCCTTCATTTTCACACTTCTTCTCCAGCATCTGAAGAAAAGATAGTGAGCTAAGTGCCAGTATCTCCTTCCCAGATTTCTGTATTCCAGATTAAAAAAGATCCAAAAGATAAGGTGTAAGATATGTTTATAAAGTGCCTAAAGTGCCTGTGCTGTAGAGTATTCACTGAATTTAACAGAGAAGAGTGGGGGAAATTGCATAAGGAAGCTCAATTGCAGAAACAATGCTAAATATTGACAGCCAGtcagattaagaaaaaaactccaCCAACCCTTAAAAAGAGTGCCACGACATCTTTGCTGATCGATGTGGAGTAGGTGAAGTCACAGAACAAATTGGTCAAATCTGATTGATTGCTTCTATATGTTTACGTGTCTAAGAACTGACCTCATTCACCTAACTGAATCAGCCTGGAAACTTAATAGCTTCTTGGAAAGAAGAAGATAAGTACCACATACAATCCTGTgatacattttgtatttttactgcTGCTAGAAACTTccattaaatacaaaaaaagagtTCATAAACCTTTTTGTTAGACGTCATCAGTGGCATGGACAAGGGGTactagcagcagcagccactgtgGTATTATGTTCTGTGTTAGGTGTTGTTCTTGTCAGTGATGGTACTGGTGACCTGCATACATTTTTTGAAGGCAGTTCGTGTATTGCTAGTGGAAAATGGGATGTCGTTTGAGAACTCCTGATGTAGACTATGTTAACTGCTGGATCTTGTGGCATACTTGGACCTTAAAGGTACTGCTTCCAAAatgctcagaaataaaacaggccTTAACCAGGCAATCTAGAAATACAGGTTAATAGTATTATTGTAGTTTTcagatttcaagaaaaatactttctttaatAGAATGGgggaaatatattaaaaaaaggaagtctGTAAGTTAATAACAAGTTGCAAATGAAAGttaaagtttttcaaaatttcaagaaaaagttaaaatgtcTGGATGAAGGGGATGCCATTAACTTGAAAAATCCTTTTCCTGTCTAAAATTCACTCTACATAAAAATTCGACAAAAGTCGAAATCATAGTTCGTAGTTTTTACTCTAGTTTCTACTGAAAAGTTAGGGGGTTTCTTACAGATTCAATTTCTTACATTGTTTATGTGTGAACCTATATAATCGATAGAACAGGAAAACATCTGtaattttaattgcagtttAGCTTTTTTGCTAgaaccagatttttaaaattgctttttaaagtaatttctttggaaagaaactGAGGGTGGGAATACATTGGTCGTAGCTTGACATTTCCTTGTAATTAGAAGAGTTCTCTTAAAAAAGTTTGCCTCAGATAACTTTTTACGATGTTATCATTTAATAGTATGTAATTCCTATTGTTTTTCTtatatttgtaaagaaaaagactgGTTTGGGGAGGAAATGGAGTTCACATAGTCAGGTAGTCTGGTTTTTGGAGAAGAAACGGGCTGTTCCTGTGCTGAAGTACAGTTTACTTAACAACTTGCATGTCCAAGGTTCATAGTAATTCCTGaacttttaatgtatt
Proteins encoded in this region:
- the LRRC19 gene encoding leucine-rich repeat-containing protein 19, producing the protein MKLSWFAIWAGILFLNPVTADCNITSQTVTCEESGKNFSKICTNLFQNVTKLSLRNNKISLKNSDKEILGSFISLTELYLNENMITVLYNHSFCNLTKLVILDISNNHISTVHKAAFAGLNQLSVLNLSYNAITQLDSDVFTSLISLTVLNLQHNLLKSLHIKSSFKLSRIVLAGNPWTCSCDLLNLHIWLMASNVTMENENTTTCTLPNTKEKFSIKMAAIQPADCKTGKDSLENTVTSTSAIKLKSNALLTALTPSNITGINGTHAGLPLVGKSWTFLVGVLGFVLSTTLLIFTAIKCPTWYHYLISYSHRRLEENDSEMSEQEFAADMSPFPTELGTNNEDPIVIFEKSHAFVSGEDGCTEDKDIDSYSTEKSSSLK